In Paralcaligenes sp. KSB-10, the following are encoded in one genomic region:
- the ubiA gene encoding 4-hydroxybenzoate octaprenyltransferase, protein MRPDDWVERWLPRSWGPYARLCRLDRPVGTWLTLLPCLAALVQAADGWPALWRLFIFSLGALLMRGIGCTINDIFDRDIDQKVERTRFRPLTSGQLTLRNALYFLLGQLLVCALLLFAVNAYSRWLAVLLLPFVVVYPLCKRFTYWPQVVLGIAFNWGMLMAWSDTQNIVPIAAIAMWVGAVLWQVGYDSIYAYVDVRDDKELGLHSTAMRFADKGKQWISGFYIATVLLWLYAGIALHMAWGYYLVLAVIAGHFAWQMRIFDLARPDRNFMLFRANIWVGVLMIIAALGGTLMGN, encoded by the coding sequence ATGCGGCCCGACGACTGGGTCGAGCGTTGGTTGCCGCGGTCGTGGGGGCCCTATGCGCGCTTGTGCCGCCTGGATCGCCCCGTAGGCACCTGGCTCACCCTGTTGCCCTGCCTGGCGGCGCTGGTGCAAGCCGCCGATGGCTGGCCCGCGCTCTGGCGCCTGTTCATTTTTTCCCTGGGTGCCTTGCTGATGCGCGGCATAGGCTGCACCATCAACGACATCTTCGACCGCGACATCGACCAAAAAGTCGAACGCACCCGCTTCCGGCCCCTGACCAGCGGCCAGCTCACCCTGCGAAACGCCCTCTATTTTCTGCTCGGGCAATTGCTGGTGTGCGCGCTGCTGCTGTTTGCCGTCAATGCCTACAGCCGCTGGCTGGCCGTCTTGCTCTTGCCCTTCGTTGTGGTGTACCCCTTGTGCAAGCGCTTCACCTATTGGCCGCAGGTCGTGCTGGGCATTGCATTCAACTGGGGCATGCTGATGGCCTGGTCCGACACGCAAAACATCGTGCCCATCGCTGCCATAGCCATGTGGGTGGGAGCGGTGCTGTGGCAGGTGGGCTACGACTCGATCTATGCCTACGTAGACGTGCGCGACGACAAGGAACTGGGCCTGCACTCCACCGCCATGCGTTTTGCGGACAAGGGCAAGCAATGGATCAGCGGCTTTTACATCGCTACCGTCCTGCTGTGGCTGTATGCCGGAATTGCCCTGCACATGGCCTGGGGCTACTACCTGGTCCTGGCCGTCATCGCCGGGCACTTCGCGTGGCAAATGCGTATCTTCGACCTGGCCCGTCCCGATCGCAACTTCATGCTCTTTCGCGCCAACATCTGGGTGGGTGTGCTCATGATCATCGCTGCACTGGGCGGCACCCTGATGGGTAATTAA
- a CDS encoding tripartite tricarboxylate transporter substrate binding protein yields the protein MIQTRTFLAAASMLASILVAAPGAHAEAYPSQPIKLVVPFPPGGGTDTMARFLGTALSKKYGWDVIVENRPGAGGTVGMGALARSAPNGYTMALGQTSNLSINPYLYKKISYNVAKDFAPVASVASQPMVLVVRADKPYKSVAELIKYAKANPGKLTIGNAGTGTVGDITGRFFAKEAGLEVLNVPYKGASPAMTDLLGGQVDAFFASAPAALPQLKNANVRMLAITTLQSIPQFPNVPPLANTLPGFESASLTGILVPAGTPKEVIELLNSHINEVLKGQTLRDKIMDEGNVVLGGSVNEFGKTIEKDSAKWSKIIKEAHLTINN from the coding sequence ATGATTCAAACACGCACATTCCTGGCTGCCGCGTCGATGCTGGCCAGCATCCTGGTCGCGGCGCCCGGAGCCCACGCCGAAGCCTACCCCAGCCAGCCCATCAAGCTGGTGGTACCGTTCCCTCCCGGCGGCGGCACGGACACCATGGCCCGATTCCTGGGCACCGCCTTGTCGAAAAAATACGGCTGGGACGTGATTGTCGAGAATCGTCCGGGTGCGGGCGGCACGGTGGGCATGGGCGCGCTGGCCCGGTCGGCGCCCAATGGCTACACCATGGCGCTGGGCCAAACGTCGAACCTGTCGATCAACCCCTACCTGTACAAGAAAATCTCGTACAACGTCGCCAAGGATTTCGCGCCGGTCGCCTCCGTGGCTTCGCAGCCCATGGTATTGGTGGTGCGGGCCGACAAGCCCTATAAATCGGTTGCCGAACTCATCAAGTACGCCAAAGCCAATCCGGGCAAGTTGACCATAGGCAACGCCGGCACTGGTACCGTGGGCGACATCACCGGCCGCTTCTTCGCCAAGGAAGCCGGCCTGGAAGTCCTGAACGTGCCCTACAAGGGCGCATCGCCGGCCATGACCGATTTGCTGGGAGGCCAGGTCGACGCTTTCTTCGCCTCGGCGCCCGCTGCGCTGCCTCAGTTGAAAAACGCCAACGTCAGGATGCTGGCGATCACCACGTTGCAGTCCATCCCCCAGTTCCCCAATGTCCCTCCCCTGGCGAACACGCTGCCCGGATTTGAATCGGCATCGCTCACAGGTATCCTGGTGCCCGCGGGAACGCCCAAAGAAGTCATCGAATTGCTCAATTCGCATATCAATGAAGTGCTGAAAGGGCAGACTCTGCGCGACAAGATCATGGACGAAGGCAATGTGGTGCTGGGCGGATCCGTCAATGAATTTGGCAAGACGATCGAAAAGGACTCGGCCAAATGGTCCAAGATCATCAAAGAAGCTCATCTGACCATTAACAACTAA
- a CDS encoding LysR family transcriptional regulator, with translation MGYELNIEIRDLRYFETIAELGHLGKAADVLCRSQPALTKCIHRLESEIGAALFERKGRGLELTAVGREFYIRASKICEASDRYLSDMKEFIAGSVGKVRVGCGPITADYLLPIICNLVLRHAPQVSLEIMINTNYFLKEQIKLDRLDLIVGVVTDDDEFRHQAFIDDTVVVAARRDHPIFRSGRVKLPNLLDYQWILPTTFVGSRRWLDNVFLAHKLERPSAHIETNSLPSIHDVIGSTDLLCFLSRLTLEHPKTRGMLKEVKLKETTMVRKLGLTYPHGSLTPATAKLIELLNQHHGAHTATVVDGAYPVDIVGADMREPARGSSTNP, from the coding sequence ATGGGTTATGAATTGAACATCGAAATTCGCGATCTTCGCTACTTCGAGACGATTGCCGAATTGGGGCACTTGGGCAAGGCCGCCGATGTGCTGTGCCGCAGCCAGCCCGCCCTGACCAAATGCATACACCGGCTGGAAAGTGAAATAGGGGCGGCGCTTTTCGAGCGCAAGGGCAGGGGCCTGGAGCTGACCGCGGTGGGCAGGGAGTTTTATATCCGGGCCTCGAAAATCTGCGAGGCCAGCGACCGCTATCTAAGCGATATGAAGGAATTCATTGCCGGCTCGGTAGGCAAGGTGCGGGTGGGCTGCGGGCCGATTACGGCCGATTATCTGCTGCCCATCATCTGCAACCTGGTGCTGCGACATGCTCCGCAGGTTTCGCTGGAAATCATGATCAACACCAATTATTTCCTGAAAGAGCAGATCAAGCTCGACCGGCTCGACCTGATTGTGGGGGTGGTCACCGACGATGACGAATTCAGGCATCAGGCCTTCATTGACGATACGGTGGTGGTGGCGGCGCGCAGGGACCACCCGATTTTCAGATCGGGACGTGTGAAATTGCCCAATCTGCTGGACTATCAATGGATACTGCCCACCACCTTTGTCGGCAGCAGGAGGTGGCTGGACAATGTTTTCCTGGCGCACAAGCTTGAACGGCCCAGCGCTCATATCGAGACCAATTCGCTGCCCTCGATTCACGACGTCATAGGCAGTACGGACCTGTTGTGTTTCCTGTCGAGGCTCACGCTGGAGCACCCCAAGACTCGCGGCATGCTCAAAGAGGTCAAGTTGAAAGAAACCACCATGGTGCGCAAATTGGGTCTTACCTACCCGCACGGATCCCTGACGCCGGCCACCGCCAAACTGATCGAACTGCTCAACCAGCATCACGGCGCCCATACCGCCACCGTCGTCGACGGCGCCTATCCCGTGGACATTGTCGGCGCCGATATGCGAGAGCCCGCAAGGGGCTCCTCCACGAATCCGTAA
- a CDS encoding CaiB/BaiF CoA-transferase family protein: MTKPLKNIRVLDLTNVLAGPFCGHQLALMGADVIKVETPGAGDLARQLGADPDLNNRLMGLSFLAQNAGKRSITLNLKKAEGKEIFLRLVKDADVLIENFRPGVMDRLGLGFKVLRQHQPRLVYCAISGFGQDGPLKNLPAYDQIIQGMSGTMSITGGPDNAPYRVGYPMADTIGGLTAAFAVAAALADTSRSEAQFIDVSMLESVIATMGWAVSNYLNAGQEPRPMGNENITASPSGTFRTGDGLLNIAANKQEQFEALCGILGCDDLAADSRFALRESRLQNRRLLKELIEQALASRPATEWWPLLTAAGIPAGPVYEVKDVLAHPQISERGMIANFENVPGVDRDIRIVRSGIKLDNKAPAVDLPPPVLGQDTEQLLEQLGYSREDIARFNQEGIV, encoded by the coding sequence ATGACAAAACCATTAAAAAACATCCGGGTCCTGGACCTGACCAATGTCCTTGCGGGGCCTTTCTGCGGCCATCAGCTGGCGTTGATGGGAGCTGATGTCATCAAGGTGGAAACGCCAGGCGCCGGCGACCTGGCGCGGCAACTGGGCGCCGACCCGGACCTGAACAACCGGCTCATGGGCCTTTCGTTCCTGGCGCAGAACGCCGGCAAGCGCTCCATTACCCTCAATCTGAAAAAAGCCGAAGGCAAGGAAATATTCCTGCGCCTGGTCAAGGACGCCGATGTGCTCATCGAGAATTTCAGGCCCGGGGTCATGGACCGCCTGGGGCTGGGCTTCAAGGTACTGCGCCAGCACCAGCCGCGACTGGTTTATTGCGCAATTTCAGGCTTCGGGCAGGATGGCCCTCTGAAAAACCTGCCGGCCTACGACCAGATCATTCAGGGCATGTCGGGAACGATGAGCATCACCGGAGGCCCCGACAACGCGCCGTACCGGGTCGGCTACCCGATGGCGGATACGATCGGCGGCCTGACTGCCGCATTCGCGGTGGCGGCGGCATTGGCCGATACGTCCCGCAGCGAGGCGCAATTCATCGATGTGTCGATGCTGGAATCGGTCATTGCCACGATGGGCTGGGCTGTGTCCAACTACCTGAATGCGGGGCAGGAGCCGCGGCCCATGGGCAACGAGAACATTACGGCCAGTCCGTCCGGAACCTTCAGGACGGGCGACGGCCTGCTGAATATTGCCGCGAACAAGCAGGAGCAATTCGAGGCATTGTGCGGGATTCTGGGCTGCGACGATCTGGCGGCGGACAGCCGTTTTGCGCTGAGAGAATCGCGCCTGCAGAATCGCCGGCTTTTGAAGGAACTGATTGAACAGGCCCTGGCCAGTCGACCGGCGACTGAATGGTGGCCTTTGCTGACGGCCGCCGGCATTCCGGCGGGGCCGGTCTACGAGGTCAAGGACGTGCTGGCGCACCCGCAAATAAGCGAGCGCGGCATGATTGCCAATTTCGAGAATGTGCCTGGCGTGGATCGCGATATCCGGATTGTGCGCAGCGGCATCAAGCTCGACAATAAAGCCCCGGCAGTCGATCTGCCCCCGCCTGTGCTGGGCCAGGACACTGAGCAGTTGCTTGAGCAGTTGGGCTATTCTCGCGAGGATATCGCCCGCTTCAACCAGGAAGGCATAGTATGA
- a CDS encoding citryl-CoA lyase: protein MTTQTPDDGQASKDWWRTEIIDMKPGSIRYRGYAIQDLIGKIGFAEMIWLMLRGDLPSRAQGALLEAALVSSVDHGPQAPSIAIARMAVTCGVGLNNAMGSAVNVLGDVHGGAGEQAVGVYHDIAALVAEGQDETAAVRKVLADFTENHGKYIPGFGHRFHPVDPRAPRLLELVDEAAAQGEVSGRFAAIARAVERELSAQKGKRIPMNIDGASAVIYAELGFPAPLARGIFCLSRSVGILAHAWEQSGQGGRNKGPIPRQYLPTYEGVAAREVPKR from the coding sequence ATGACTACACAGACACCCGACGATGGGCAGGCCAGCAAGGATTGGTGGCGCACCGAAATCATCGATATGAAGCCCGGCAGCATCCGCTATCGCGGCTATGCGATTCAGGACCTGATCGGCAAAATCGGTTTTGCGGAAATGATCTGGCTGATGCTGCGCGGCGATTTGCCCAGCCGGGCGCAAGGCGCGCTGCTGGAGGCGGCCCTGGTATCTTCGGTGGATCATGGGCCGCAAGCCCCGAGCATTGCCATAGCGCGCATGGCGGTTACCTGCGGTGTGGGCCTGAACAATGCGATGGGTTCGGCCGTGAATGTGCTGGGCGATGTGCACGGCGGCGCGGGCGAGCAGGCGGTGGGCGTGTATCACGATATCGCGGCGCTTGTTGCCGAGGGCCAGGACGAGACCGCGGCGGTCCGGAAGGTGTTGGCGGACTTTACGGAGAACCACGGTAAATATATACCGGGCTTCGGACACCGCTTCCATCCTGTCGATCCGCGCGCGCCGCGATTGCTGGAGCTGGTGGACGAGGCCGCGGCGCAGGGCGAGGTGTCGGGGCGGTTCGCGGCGATTGCCAGGGCCGTGGAACGCGAGCTGTCGGCGCAAAAGGGCAAGCGGATTCCGATGAATATCGATGGCGCAAGCGCGGTTATCTATGCCGAGCTGGGTTTTCCGGCGCCGCTGGCGCGGGGAATTTTCTGTCTGTCGCGCTCGGTTGGGATTCTGGCCCATGCGTGGGAGCAAAGCGGGCAAGGCGGCCGCAACAAGGGGCCGATTCCGCGACAGTATCTGCCCACGTACGAGGGTGTGGCGGCACGAGAGGTGCCCAAGCGGTGA
- a CDS encoding GMC family oxidoreductase: MVAQAPQTTNLEFDYIIVGAGSAGCLVANRLSANPAHKVLLLEAGGRDNWRWIHIPVGYLYCIGNPRTDWCYRTQPDPGINNRTLGYPRGRVLGGSSSINGMVYMRGQAADYDGWAALGNAGWGWEDVLPVFKRVEDHHAGTSEFHGASGTWRVERQRLSWEVLDAFRQAAAQADIPAIDDFNRGDNEGCAYFEVNQRRGVRWTAAKAFLHPIANRPNLTVLTGAEAQRIVFAERRADGISFLHDGEKRFARARAEVILSAGSIGSVQLLQVSGVGPGPLLQSLGIPVVHDSPGVGQNLQDHLQLRLIYKVQNAKTLNTMVSSWWGKAKIGLQYALQKSGPLSMAPSQLGAFARSGPDQSRANLEYHVQPLSLEKFGDDLHDFPAITASVANLRPTSRGHVQITSPDAADAPAILCNYLQTEEDRRIAADSIRLTRKIVAQPALAKYQPQEYKPGAAMSTQAELEAAAGEIGTTIFHPVGTCKMGVDPLAVVDPELRVLGVQNLRVIDASIMPTITSGNTNSPTIMIAEKGAQFILAAN, translated from the coding sequence ATGGTGGCTCAGGCACCACAAACTACAAATCTGGAGTTTGATTACATTATTGTGGGCGCCGGATCCGCAGGCTGCCTGGTGGCCAATCGCTTGTCGGCGAATCCGGCGCACAAGGTCTTGCTGCTCGAGGCCGGCGGCCGCGACAACTGGCGCTGGATCCATATCCCGGTCGGCTACCTGTATTGCATCGGCAATCCGCGCACCGACTGGTGCTACCGCACGCAGCCCGACCCGGGCATCAATAACCGCACTCTGGGCTACCCGCGCGGGCGAGTACTGGGTGGCAGCTCGTCCATCAATGGCATGGTCTACATGCGCGGGCAGGCGGCCGATTACGACGGCTGGGCGGCGCTGGGCAACGCGGGCTGGGGCTGGGAAGATGTTTTGCCGGTTTTCAAGCGGGTTGAAGACCACCACGCCGGCACCAGCGAGTTTCATGGCGCTTCCGGCACGTGGCGCGTCGAGCGCCAGCGCCTGTCCTGGGAGGTGCTCGACGCGTTCCGCCAGGCGGCGGCGCAAGCCGACATTCCGGCCATCGATGATTTCAATCGCGGCGACAACGAAGGCTGCGCTTATTTCGAGGTCAACCAGCGGCGCGGTGTTCGTTGGACCGCAGCCAAGGCATTTCTGCATCCCATCGCCAACCGCCCGAATTTGACCGTGCTGACCGGCGCCGAGGCCCAGCGCATTGTCTTTGCCGAACGCCGGGCCGACGGCATCAGCTTCCTGCATGACGGCGAAAAGCGTTTCGCCCGTGCCCGCGCCGAGGTAATCCTGTCGGCGGGCTCGATCGGGTCGGTTCAACTGCTGCAGGTATCGGGGGTCGGGCCGGGGCCTTTGCTGCAATCGCTGGGAATCCCGGTGGTGCATGACTCGCCGGGAGTGGGCCAGAACCTGCAGGATCACTTGCAGTTGCGCCTGATCTACAAGGTGCAAAACGCCAAGACGCTGAATACCATGGTGTCGTCATGGTGGGGCAAGGCCAAGATAGGCCTGCAGTATGCATTGCAAAAAAGCGGACCCCTGTCCATGGCGCCATCGCAGTTGGGGGCGTTTGCCCGATCCGGCCCCGATCAAAGCCGTGCCAATCTCGAATATCACGTGCAGCCTTTGTCGCTGGAAAAGTTCGGCGACGACTTGCATGACTTTCCGGCCATTACGGCGTCGGTTGCCAATCTGCGTCCTACCAGCCGCGGGCATGTGCAAATTACCTCGCCGGATGCCGCCGATGCTCCCGCCATCCTGTGCAATTATCTGCAAACCGAAGAAGATCGCCGCATTGCCGCCGACAGCATACGCCTGACGCGCAAGATCGTGGCGCAGCCCGCGCTGGCCAAATATCAGCCGCAGGAATACAAGCCTGGCGCGGCGATGTCTACGCAGGCCGAGCTGGAAGCGGCCGCCGGCGAGATCGGCACCACGATTTTTCACCCGGTGGGCACGTGCAAGATGGGCGTTGATCCCCTGGCGGTGGTCGACCCTGAACTGCGCGTGCTGGGCGTGCAGAATCTGCGTGTGATCGATGCATCGATCATGCCTACCATTACCTCTGGCAACACCAACTCGCCGACCATCATGATTGCCGAGAAGGGCGCGCAGTTTATTCTGGCCGCGAATTGA
- a CDS encoding hydroxyacid dehydrogenase — translation MSYTIFITARTLSPEGLAILDREGCRTLFLEGDGSPAEVERILRSEKVDGVISRTVALTREAIASCDTLKVVSKHGIGVNNIDVASCTARQIPVFSTPGANAQSVAEMAVGLMLSAARSIPHMDSEIKAGQWPRRQNGLELKGRTVGLIGYGQIGRIVARICQAIGMRVCAYDPYAKAADMQDGVELTASLDDLLARAQILSLHVPLTQATQGLIGKDQLALLPEQAIVVNTARGEVVDEIALIEALRSKKLFAAGLDTTAVEPTPADSPLRQMSNVVLTPHVGGSTPAALAAMAVGAVNNALGYLKRNEITAASVVNYSSLNLQHKGT, via the coding sequence ATGTCCTACACCATTTTTATTACCGCGCGCACTCTTAGCCCAGAGGGCCTGGCCATCCTGGACCGGGAAGGCTGCAGGACCCTGTTTCTGGAAGGAGACGGCTCGCCCGCGGAAGTCGAACGCATTCTGCGCAGCGAAAAGGTCGACGGCGTCATTTCCAGGACCGTTGCGCTGACGCGCGAAGCGATTGCGTCATGCGACACCCTGAAGGTAGTCTCGAAACACGGAATCGGCGTCAATAATATCGATGTGGCCAGCTGCACGGCACGGCAAATACCGGTTTTTTCGACGCCGGGGGCCAATGCCCAGTCGGTCGCCGAAATGGCCGTGGGCCTGATGCTCAGCGCGGCGCGATCCATCCCTCATATGGACAGCGAAATCAAGGCGGGCCAGTGGCCGCGCCGGCAAAACGGGCTGGAACTGAAAGGCCGGACGGTGGGGCTGATAGGCTACGGGCAAATCGGCCGGATTGTGGCGCGTATTTGCCAGGCGATCGGCATGCGCGTATGCGCGTACGACCCTTATGCCAAGGCCGCCGACATGCAAGATGGCGTGGAACTGACGGCAAGCCTGGACGATCTGCTGGCCCGCGCCCAGATACTGAGCCTGCACGTTCCCCTGACCCAGGCTACGCAAGGCCTGATCGGCAAGGATCAACTGGCCCTGTTGCCCGAACAGGCTATTGTCGTGAACACGGCGCGCGGCGAAGTCGTCGATGAAATCGCCCTGATCGAGGCATTACGCAGTAAAAAGCTATTTGCCGCGGGACTGGATACCACGGCGGTGGAGCCCACGCCCGCCGACAGCCCCTTGCGGCAGATGAGCAATGTCGTGCTGACCCCGCACGTGGGTGGATCGACGCCGGCCGCCCTGGCCGCCATGGCGGTGGGCGCGGTGAACAACGCGCTGGGCTACCTGAAGCGCAATGAAATCACGGCAGCCAGCGTCGTGAACTACAGCAGCCTGAACCTCCAACACAAAGGAACGTAA
- a CDS encoding RraA family protein, translating to MPEASPPEAGQWPTGYRINEMPALLSDSLIASFADIPVAVAGDCMGRIIGAQGLRAYHNDVHRIMCGRALTVRVRPGDNLMIHKAFMMSRPGDIIVIDGGGDVSQALVGGLMRTTALTKKIGGFVLDAAIRDLAEWADGKMPVFAKGHTHRGPSKDGPGQINIPVACAGMVVHAGDLILGDADGVICIPADEVQALLPRVRAHLEKEAAIRLSNEKGSSDPERFDAVLRAKGLPI from the coding sequence ATGCCCGAAGCAAGCCCTCCCGAAGCCGGCCAATGGCCGACCGGTTATCGTATTAATGAAATGCCTGCGCTCTTGAGCGACAGCCTGATTGCGTCGTTTGCCGATATTCCGGTGGCCGTTGCCGGCGATTGCATGGGGCGCATCATTGGTGCGCAAGGCTTGCGCGCCTATCACAACGATGTGCATCGAATCATGTGCGGCCGGGCGCTGACCGTGCGTGTGCGGCCAGGCGACAACCTGATGATACACAAGGCCTTCATGATGTCCCGGCCCGGCGACATTATTGTGATCGATGGCGGCGGCGATGTGTCGCAGGCTCTGGTCGGCGGCCTGATGCGCACCACGGCCCTGACCAAAAAGATAGGCGGCTTTGTCCTGGACGCCGCGATTCGCGATCTGGCCGAGTGGGCCGACGGCAAGATGCCGGTGTTCGCCAAAGGCCACACGCATCGCGGCCCCAGCAAGGACGGCCCGGGACAAATCAATATTCCCGTGGCCTGCGCGGGCATGGTCGTGCACGCAGGCGACCTGATATTGGGCGATGCCGATGGAGTGATCTGCATTCCGGCCGATGAAGTACAAGCCTTGCTGCCGCGCGTGCGTGCGCACCTGGAAAAAGAAGCGGCCATCCGCCTTTCCAACGAAAAAGGAAGCTCGGACCCAGAGCGGTTCGATGCCGTCTTGCGGGCCAAGGGCCTGCCTATTTAA